The Aeromicrobium sp. Leaf245 genome includes a region encoding these proteins:
- a CDS encoding 6-phosphofructokinase, whose amino-acid sequence MRIGVLTGGGDCPGLNAVIRAVVRKGVQTFDDEFIGFRDGWRGPLEDDARELGVADVRGILPRGGTILGSSRTNPFAVEGGVERIRATLESRGCDALIAIGGEDTLGVATRLAELGVAVVGVPKTIDNDLSGTDFTFGFDTAVNIATEAIDRLHTTAESHHRVLVVEVMGRHAGWIALHSGLAGGANIILIPERPFDIDKVCAQVESRFATRFSPIVVVSEGAVPIASPDGTGMTLQSGEKDAFGHVRLGGVGERLAQEIEERTGKEARAVVLGHVQRGGTPTAFDRWLATRLGLHAIQAVHDGDFGMMMALRGTDIVRVPLSEGTGELKLVRPELYEEAEVLFG is encoded by the coding sequence ATGCGGATCGGAGTACTGACCGGGGGCGGTGACTGCCCCGGACTCAACGCGGTGATCCGGGCGGTGGTCCGCAAGGGGGTCCAGACGTTCGATGACGAGTTCATCGGCTTCCGTGACGGCTGGCGCGGCCCGCTCGAGGACGACGCCCGCGAGCTGGGCGTCGCCGACGTCCGGGGCATCCTGCCGCGTGGCGGCACCATCCTGGGCTCGTCGCGGACCAACCCGTTCGCCGTCGAGGGCGGCGTGGAGCGGATCCGCGCGACGCTCGAGTCCCGCGGCTGCGACGCACTGATCGCCATCGGTGGCGAGGACACCCTCGGGGTCGCCACCCGCCTCGCCGAGCTCGGCGTGGCCGTCGTCGGCGTGCCGAAGACCATCGACAACGACCTGTCGGGGACCGACTTCACGTTCGGCTTCGACACCGCCGTCAACATCGCCACCGAGGCGATCGACCGGCTGCACACGACGGCCGAGTCGCACCACCGGGTGCTGGTGGTGGAGGTCATGGGGCGCCACGCCGGCTGGATCGCCCTGCACTCCGGGCTCGCCGGGGGCGCGAACATCATCCTGATCCCGGAACGGCCGTTCGACATCGACAAGGTCTGCGCGCAGGTGGAGAGCCGGTTCGCCACAAGGTTCTCGCCCATCGTGGTCGTGTCCGAGGGAGCAGTGCCGATCGCCTCGCCCGACGGCACGGGCATGACGCTGCAGTCCGGCGAGAAGGATGCCTTCGGCCACGTGCGGCTCGGTGGCGTGGGGGAGCGGCTGGCGCAGGAGATCGAGGAGCGCACCGGCAAGGAGGCGCGGGCCGTGGTGCTGGGCCACGTGCAGCGCGGCGGCACCCCGACCGCGTTCGACCGGTGGCTCGCCACCCGCCTGGGGCTGCACGCCATCCAGGCCGTGCACGACGGCGACTTCGGCATGATGATGGCGTTGCGTGGCACCGACATCGTCCGGGTCCCGCTCAGCGAGGGGACCGGTGAGCTCAAGCTCGTCCGGCCCGAGCTCTACGAGGAGGCCGAGGTGCTGTTCGGATGA
- a CDS encoding DUF427 domain-containing protein, protein MSEGRDVEDVWSYPRPPAVEPSDELVVVELGGVEILRTTHSYRVLETSHPPTYYLPVDAVAEGVLRPIAGTTVCEFKGEASYWDLVVGDRVVPAGAWTYPRPRPGYEMLLDHLALYPGRMDRCTVDGEVVQAQDGDFYGGWITSRVSGPFKGAPGTLGW, encoded by the coding sequence ATGAGTGAAGGACGCGACGTCGAGGACGTCTGGAGCTACCCGCGACCGCCTGCAGTCGAGCCCAGCGACGAGCTGGTCGTCGTCGAGCTCGGTGGTGTCGAGATCCTGCGGACCACGCACAGCTACCGCGTGCTCGAGACCAGTCACCCGCCGACCTACTACCTGCCCGTCGACGCCGTGGCCGAGGGCGTGCTCCGGCCGATCGCCGGCACCACGGTCTGCGAGTTCAAGGGTGAGGCGAGCTACTGGGACCTCGTCGTCGGCGACCGCGTCGTCCCCGCCGGAGCCTGGACCTACCCCCGGCCCCGGCCCGGCTACGAGATGCTCCTCGACCACCTGGCCCTCTACCCCGGCCGCATGGACCGCTGCACCGTCGACGGCGAGGTCGTCCAGGCCCAGGACGGCGACTTCTACGGCGGCTGGATCACCTCGCGCGTGAGCGGACCGTTCAAGGGGGCTCCGGGAACGCTGGGATGGTAG
- a CDS encoding class II 3-deoxy-7-phosphoheptulonate synthase, translating into MSIPSLDDLHAMGAAQQPTYADPAARERALGQLRRMPPLVFAGECDDLRDRMAAVARGEAFLLQGGDCAETFEGVTAENVRNKLRVLLSMAVVLTYAASVPVVKLGRLGGQYAKPRSRDTETRDGITLPAYRGDAVNGFDFTPESRVHDPQRLVDVYNASSATLNLARAFTTGGYADLRQMHEWNKDFVKNSPVGVSYEKVGGEIDRALAFMDAIGVEPDAFRSVDFYSSHEALILEYEHALTRIDSRTEQPYDVSGHFVWIGERTRQLDGAHVELLSHIANPIGVKLGPTTSADDAIALYEKLNPERTPGKVTFITRFGAGKIRDLLPALVEKVTAAGLDVAWVCDPMHGNTFEASTGYKTREFDDVIDETRGFFEVHRSLGTWPGGLHVELTGDDVTECVGGGRRLSAEDLATRYETLCDPRLNREQSLELAFLVADMLRER; encoded by the coding sequence GTGAGCATTCCGAGCCTTGACGACCTCCATGCGATGGGTGCTGCCCAGCAGCCCACGTATGCCGACCCTGCTGCGCGCGAGCGTGCGCTCGGGCAGCTGCGCCGGATGCCACCGCTCGTGTTTGCCGGCGAGTGCGACGACCTCCGCGACCGGATGGCCGCCGTGGCGCGCGGCGAGGCCTTCCTGCTGCAGGGCGGCGACTGCGCCGAGACGTTCGAGGGCGTCACCGCCGAGAACGTCCGCAACAAGCTGCGGGTGCTGCTGTCGATGGCCGTCGTGCTGACCTACGCGGCGAGCGTGCCGGTCGTCAAGCTCGGTCGCCTCGGTGGCCAGTACGCCAAGCCGCGGTCCCGCGACACCGAGACCCGTGACGGCATCACGCTGCCGGCGTACCGCGGTGACGCCGTCAACGGCTTCGACTTCACCCCCGAGTCGCGCGTGCACGACCCGCAGCGACTCGTCGACGTCTACAACGCCTCCAGTGCCACCCTGAACCTCGCCCGTGCCTTCACCACCGGTGGCTACGCGGACCTTCGCCAGATGCACGAGTGGAACAAGGACTTCGTCAAGAACAGCCCGGTCGGCGTCAGCTACGAGAAGGTCGGCGGCGAGATCGACCGCGCCCTCGCCTTCATGGACGCCATCGGCGTGGAGCCCGACGCCTTCCGCTCGGTCGACTTCTACTCCTCGCACGAGGCCCTGATCCTCGAGTACGAGCACGCCCTCACCCGCATCGACTCACGCACCGAGCAGCCGTACGACGTCTCCGGCCACTTCGTGTGGATCGGCGAGCGCACCCGTCAGCTCGACGGCGCCCACGTGGAGCTGCTGAGCCACATCGCCAACCCCATCGGCGTCAAGCTCGGCCCCACCACCTCGGCCGACGACGCGATCGCCCTCTACGAGAAGCTCAACCCCGAGCGCACGCCCGGCAAGGTCACGTTCATCACGCGGTTCGGCGCCGGCAAGATCCGCGACCTCCTGCCCGCCCTCGTCGAGAAGGTCACCGCTGCCGGGCTCGACGTCGCGTGGGTGTGCGACCCGATGCACGGCAACACGTTCGAAGCGTCCACCGGCTACAAGACGCGGGAGTTCGACGACGTCATCGACGAGACCCGCGGCTTCTTCGAGGTGCACCGCTCGCTCGGCACGTGGCCGGGTGGCCTGCACGTCGAGCTCACCGGCGACGACGTCACCGAGTGCGTCGGTGGCGGGCGTCGGCTGTCGGCCGAGGACCTCGCGACGCGCTACGAGACGCTGTGCGACCCGCGGCTCAACCGGGAGCAGTCGCTCGAGCTCGCGTTCCTCGTCGCCGACATGCTGCGCGAGCGCTGA
- a CDS encoding carboxymuconolactone decarboxylase family protein has protein sequence MTASPTPPASPEPIDTAPRIGPGDRRDLGLVNHGISSIAGRVIGGHRPNVFTTLGRQRRLFRAWLMFSAALMPFGRLPRTETELVILHVATLRGCDYELDHHRRIGRKVGLTPEQVEHVGDATWDGWTDRQRVLLDATASLVHDRDLDDATWARVREHLDEATAIELLMLCGQYDALATTLMTLRVPLDGR, from the coding sequence GTGACCGCCTCCCCGACGCCGCCTGCCTCCCCCGAGCCCATCGACACCGCGCCGCGCATCGGTCCGGGTGACCGACGCGACCTCGGCCTCGTCAACCACGGCATCAGCAGCATCGCGGGCCGCGTCATCGGTGGCCACCGCCCGAACGTGTTCACCACGCTCGGGCGCCAGCGGCGACTGTTCCGCGCCTGGCTGATGTTCAGCGCGGCCCTCATGCCGTTCGGACGACTCCCGCGCACCGAGACCGAGCTGGTCATCCTGCACGTCGCGACCCTGCGCGGGTGCGACTACGAGCTCGACCACCACCGACGGATCGGCCGCAAGGTGGGACTGACGCCCGAGCAGGTCGAGCACGTCGGTGACGCCACGTGGGACGGCTGGACCGATCGTCAGCGCGTGCTGCTGGACGCGACGGCGTCACTGGTGCACGACCGCGACCTCGACGACGCCACGTGGGCCCGCGTGCGCGAGCACCTCGACGAGGCGACCGCGATCGAGCTGCTCATGCTGTGCGGGCAGTACGACGCGCTCGCCACCACGCTCATGACGCTGCGGGTGCCGCTCGACGGTCGCTGA